From Granulimonas faecalis:
CCGGCCCCTTCGTCATCGCCGCCGCCCTCATCGTCTACGGTGTGGCCTTCATCGCCATCGAGCACGTGCGCGAGGGCCGCGCCATGGCCCGGGCCGCGGAGCTTGCCGACGCCCCCCATCCCAGGCACCTCAAGGTGCAGGAGGAGGCCGTGCTGCCCCAGGCCACCAAGGCCGAGCTCGCGGACGCCGACCAGCCCGTGCAGACCATCGAGGAGCTCGACATGGGGCGGGCCGTGGGCATCGGCTGCTTCCAGATCCTGTCGCTCGTGCCCGGCACGTCGCGCTCCGGCTCCACCATCATCGGCGGCCTGCTTCTGGGCTGCACCCGCACCGTGGCGGCCGAGTTCACGTTCTACCTGGCCATCCCCGTGATGTTCGGCGCCTCCGTGTTGCGCCTGGCCAAGTACTTCCTGGCCGGCAACGCCCTCACGGCCGCCGAGGGGTCGGTGCTGGCCGTGGGCTGCATCGTGGCCTTCGTGGTGTCGATCCTGGCCATCCGGTTCCTCATGGACTTCGTGCGCAGGCACGACTTCCAGGCGTTCGGCTGGTACCGCATCGTCCTGGGCGCGCTGGTCATCCTGTACTTCCTCGTGGTGAGGTAGGGGAGCGTTCCGGTTGCGAGGCCCCGTCGCGGATGCGCCCGCGGCGGGGCCTTCTTCGTGGGGAGGGGGCGCGGATGCGCGACAGGGGCGCCGCGAACGGCCTCGAGTGCGCGGCCGTTGCGCCGCGAGTGGCAGTGGATGCGCGACAGGGGCGCGAACGGCCTCCGATGCGCGACGTGCACGCTGCGAACGGCATCGAGTGCGCGACGGTGGCGTGAACGGCCCCCGATGCGCGGCCGAACTGCCGTGAGCGGCCTCGAGTGCGTGAAACGGGCCGAGAATCGCGCACTGGAGGCCGTTCGTGGCGATGAAATCGCGCACTGGAGGGCTTTCGCGTTTTCATCGCGCATCGGAGGCCCTTCGCGGCGGCCCCGGCACGGACCCGGGGTTGACGGTCTCGGGATCGACGACCCTTCCTACCGGTCGAGGTAAATCGAGCTGATGATCAAGGCGCCATGGGGGTCGGTGTCGTTCCATGAGTAGATGGCGACGTGGCTGCCGACGGTCATCCCTTGGCCGTCCGGCGATTCGGTGGCGCTGCGGGGAGGGGAGAAGGTGAAGGTGAGCGTGTCTCCGTCGTCCGTCGTCACGGTCAGCGAATCGTCGTCGATCTCGGCAATCGTCCCGAGGTAAAGCGTGCGCACCGCGGTGCCGGTCACCAGGCCCTTCTGGTCGGCTGGGTCCGCCGGGGGTGGGTCTGTTCGCTGTGTTTGACCGTGGTCTTCGAAAACTGGCATTGATTTTCTTTCGGTATGATGGCTTATTTCAGAAGGATCACTTGATACCAGTGCTATCAGAATAAAAACAATGGATCCCCCTATCAGGATCAGGAGGACCCCTTGTTGTTTGGTTATTTGACTGGCCATGACGTATCACCGTGTAGTCGGTCATAGCTTCGCATGCCATGGCGTGACCCGACCTATTATAAGTGCTCGAGTCTAATGCGAGGAGCCGGTGTGTGCCCCGCGTCCCTTTTCGGCTTCGTTGCAACCGTCCCGGCCCCGGCCCCCATGGCCTACCCTAGGCAAAACGCCGCCGTGCCCGGAGGAGCCGCAATGACCGCAGACCGCACCGTAGCCCAGATCTTCCGCGATTTCAGGCAGCCCGTCTCGTTCGAGATCTTCCCGCCCAAGGGGGAGCTCTCCGCCGAGGAGGCCCGCTCCCTGGCCGCCGACCTCGCGCCCCTCGACCCCGCGTTCGTCTCGGTGACCTACTCCGCCGGCGGCTCCGGCAACGCCGGCCCCACCGTGGAGGTCGCCTCCATGATCCAGCGTGACCACGGCATCCCCACGGTGGCCCACCTCACCTGCCAGGGGCTCACCCGCGCCGCTCTGGCCGAGAAGTGCGCCCAGATGCGCGCCGCCGGCATCCGCAACGTGCTCGCCCTGCGCGGCGACCCGCGGCCCGATGTGGGGCCCGGGGACTTCGAGCACGCCAGCGACATGATCCCCTTCCTGGTGGATGAGGGCTTCTGCGTGGGGGCGGCCGCCTACCCCGAGGGGCACATCTCGTGCCTGGACCCTGAGGTGGACGTGGCCTACCTCCGCGCCAAGCAGGACGCCGGCGCGAGCTTCCTCCTCACCCAGCTCTGCTTTGACAACGAGGCCTGCTGCCGCTTCCGCGAGCGCTGCGACAAGGCGGGCGTCACGGTGCCCGTCTCCTTCGGCATCATGCCGTTCATGTCCAAGTCCCAGGTGAGCCGCATGGTCTTCATGTGCGCGGCCAGCATGCCCGCGGCCGTGGTCAAGCTCCTGGCCCGCTATGAGGACGACCCCGAGGCCCTGCGCGCGGCCGGCGTGGAGTACGCCTGCGACCAGCTGGCCGACCTCGCGGCCCACGGCGTGGACGGCCTGCACGTCTACACCATGAACCGCCCCGGGGTGGCCGCCGCCTGCGCCGCCGCCGCGCGCGGCGAGGGCCGATGAGCGCCGCCTGCGCCGCCGCCACAGGCATCCTGGCGGGCGCGGGGTCGTTCTCGCCCGATCGCTCGGAGGTGCTCCGCTACTTGGGGCACAGGGGGCAGGAGCTGGGCCCCGAGCTGGAGGGGCGCCTCTCGGCCGTCATGGCCCGCGCCGCCGCCGAGGTGCGCCCCCGTTGGGTGTGGCGCGCATGCCCCGTGGCGCCGGGCCCCGAGGGGTTCGTCGTGGGCGGCACGGGCCTGGTGCTGCCCGGCCGCTCCATGGAGGTGCTGCTCGGGGACGCCCGGGCCGTGGCGCTCCTGGCCGTGACGTGCGGGCCCGGACCCGACGCCGTGGCCGTCCGCGACGCCTCCCGCGACCCGGTGGGGGCGCTCGTCTACGACGCCTGCGCCATCGACCTCGTGGAGCAGGGCGCCGACGCCTGCAACGACGCCGTGGACGCCTGGGCCGCGGCCCGGGGCCTCGTGCCCACGCGCCGCTACAGCCCCGGCTACGGGGACCTGCCGCTCTCGGTGCAGCCCGCCTTGCTCGACGCCCTGGATGCAGGCCGGCGCCTGGGCGTCACGCTGACCGAGAGCCTGCTGATGGTGCCGATGAAGTCCGTGACGGCCGTGGTGGGGATCGGGCCCGCCTGACCCGCCACGCGCCCACCGAGGAGGGTGACCCCATGACCGACGAGAAGCCCGCCGACCTGCTCGGCGCCGCCCTGGCCCGCGAGGCCTTCCTGCTCTTCGATGGCGGCCTGGGCACCATGCTCCAGGCCCGGGGCATGGCCCCCGGCGCCGTGCCCGAGCTGCTGGTGCTCTCGGACCCCGACCTCGTGGCCGGCGTGCACCGCGCCTACGTGGAGGCCGGCGCCGACGTGGTCACGGCCTGCACCTTCGGCGCCAACGCCGCCAAGCTGGCCGGGCGCGCCACCGTGGCCGAGGTCTTCTCGGCGGCCGTGGCCCTGGCCCGCGGCGCCGGCGCGCGCTACGTGGCGGCCGACATGGGGCCCACGGGCGCCCTGCTCGAGCCCCTGGGGCCCATGACGCTGGACGAGTGCGAGGCGCTCTACCGCGAGCAGGCCGAGGCCGTGGCCGCCACCGACGCCGACCTCGTGGTCATCGAGACCATGGGCGACCTCCTGGAGGCCAAGTGCGCGCTCCGGGTGTGCCGCGAGGTCCTGGACATCCCGGTGGTCGTGACCATGACCTTTGGTGAGGACGGTCTCACGTTCCTGGGCACGCCGCCCGACGTGGCCGCGGCCACGCTGTCCGCCGCCGGGGCCGCCGCGGTGGGTGTCAACTGCTCCCTGGGGCCCGACCGCCTGGTGCCTGTGGTGGAGGCCATGGCCCGGGTGTCGCGCGTGCCCGTGGTGTGCCAGGCCAACGCCGGCCTGCCCCACATGGAGGGGGACCGCACGGTATTCTCCGTGGGGCCCGAGGAGTACGTGGCCGCCGCCGCCGACCTCGTGGCCG
This genomic window contains:
- a CDS encoding undecaprenyl-diphosphate phosphatase, translated to MDIVELLKAALFGLVEGVTEWLPISSTGHMLLLDQFVSLDVSEDFWNMFLVVIQLGAILAVCVLYFRQLNPFAPSKTPEERRGTWSLWAKIVVACIPAAVVGIPLDDWMEEHLSGPFVIAAALIVYGVAFIAIEHVREGRAMARAAELADAPHPRHLKVQEEAVLPQATKAELADADQPVQTIEELDMGRAVGIGCFQILSLVPGTSRSGSTIIGGLLLGCTRTVAAEFTFYLAIPVMFGASVLRLAKYFLAGNALTAAEGSVLAVGCIVAFVVSILAIRFLMDFVRRHDFQAFGWYRIVLGALVILYFLVVR
- a CDS encoding methylenetetrahydrofolate reductase, which codes for MTADRTVAQIFRDFRQPVSFEIFPPKGELSAEEARSLAADLAPLDPAFVSVTYSAGGSGNAGPTVEVASMIQRDHGIPTVAHLTCQGLTRAALAEKCAQMRAAGIRNVLALRGDPRPDVGPGDFEHASDMIPFLVDEGFCVGAAAYPEGHISCLDPEVDVAYLRAKQDAGASFLLTQLCFDNEACCRFRERCDKAGVTVPVSFGIMPFMSKSQVSRMVFMCAASMPAAVVKLLARYEDDPEALRAAGVEYACDQLADLAAHGVDGLHVYTMNRPGVAAACAAAARGEGR
- a CDS encoding vitamin B12 dependent-methionine synthase activation domain-containing protein, with amino-acid sequence MSAACAAATGILAGAGSFSPDRSEVLRYLGHRGQELGPELEGRLSAVMARAAAEVRPRWVWRACPVAPGPEGFVVGGTGLVLPGRSMEVLLGDARAVALLAVTCGPGPDAVAVRDASRDPVGALVYDACAIDLVEQGADACNDAVDAWAAARGLVPTRRYSPGYGDLPLSVQPALLDALDAGRRLGVTLTESLLMVPMKSVTAVVGIGPA